The following coding sequences are from one Ursus arctos isolate Adak ecotype North America unplaced genomic scaffold, UrsArc2.0 scaffold_23, whole genome shotgun sequence window:
- the CSKMT gene encoding citrate synthase-lysine N-methyltransferase CSKMT, mitochondrial, producing MAALRRTLHVVTLAAGACRALAGSLASSCLADRSLWDKLHADTRLGSVPTFDWFFGYEEAQGLLLPLLQEARAACPLRVLDVGCGTSSLCTGLYTKCPRPVHVLGVDFSPVAVAHMKSLLEGGEGQTPLFPGHPASRLHFMQADAQNLEPVASSGSFQLVLDKGTWDAVARGGGPGAYQLLSECLRVLSPQGTLIQFSDEDPDVRLPCLEQGSPGWTVTVQELGPFKGITYFAYLVQGSH from the exons ATGGCCGCGCTACGCCGAACCCTCCACGTGGTGACCCTGGCTGCTGGGGCGTGCCGCGCTTTGGCGG GCTCCCTGGCTAGTAGCTGCCTGGCCGACCGTAGCCTCTGGGATAAGCTCCATGCCGATACCCGTCTGGGCAGCGTCCCCACGTTCGACTGGTTCTTTGGGTACGAGGAAGCCCAGGGGTTGCTCCTGCCGCTGCTGCAGGAGGCACGGGCTGCCTGCCCACTGCGGGTATTGGACGTGGGCTGTGGGACCTCCAGCCTGTGTACGGGCCTCTACACCAAGTGCCCACGTCCCGTGCATGTGCTGGGGGTGGACTTCTCTCCTGTGGCTGTGGCCCACATGAAGAGTCTTCTGGAAGGTGGCGAAGGCCAAACACCCCTGTTCCCTGGGCACCCTGCCTCCCGGCTCCACTTCATGCAGGCTGATGCCCAGAACCTGGAGCCAGTGGCTTCCTCGGGGTCCTTCCAGCTAGTGCTGGATAAGGGCACCTGGGATGCTGTTGCCCGGGGTGGTGGCCCCGGGGCTTACCAGCTTCTGTCTGAGTGCCTCAGGGTCCTAAGCCCCCAGGGGACCCTGATTCAGTTCTCAGACGAGGACCCTGATGTGCGGCTGCCCTGCCTGGAGCAAGGGTCCCCAGGCTGGACTGTGACTGTGCAGGAGCTAGGCCCTTTCAAGGGCATCACCTACTTTGCTTACTTGGTTCAAGGCTCTCATTAA
- the CUNH11orf98 gene encoding uncharacterized protein C11orf98 homolog produces the protein MGAPGGKINRPRTELKKKLFKRRRVLNRQRRLKHRVIGAVIDEGLITRHHLKKRASSARANITLSGKKRRKLLQQIRLAQKEKAAMEVEAPTRPARTSEPQPKRQKKTKAPQDVDMEDLEDES, from the exons ATGGGGGCTCCTGGCGGAAAGATCAACCGACCCCGAACG GAGCTGAAGAAGAAGCTGTTCAAGCGACGGCGGGTGTTGAACCGGCAGAGGCGACTGAAGCACCGGGTGATCGGGGCTGTGATAGACGAAGGGCTGATCACGCGGCACCACCTGAAGAAGCGGGC GTCCAGTGCACGTGCCAACATTACTCTCTCTGGGAAGAAGCGCAGAAAGCTCCTTCAGCAGATCCGGCTGgcccagaaagagaaggcagcCATGGAAG TGGAAGCCCCCACAAGGCCAGCCAGGACTAGTGAACCACAGCCCAAGCGGCAAAAGAAGACAAAAGCCCCCCAGGATGTAGACATGGAGGACCTTGAAGATGAGAGCTGA
- the LOC113246920 gene encoding ubiquinol-cytochrome-c reductase complex assembly factor 3 isoform X2, translating into MEGLRKALLVGALLGAGAGVGSALFVLVTPGEQQKQAMLKEMPEQDPRRRDEAARTKELVLATLQEAAATQENVAWRKNWMVGGGGRSA; encoded by the exons ATGGAGGGCTTGCGCAAAGCGCTGCTCGTGGGTGCCCTTCTGGGCGCGGGGGCTGGCGTGGGCTCCGCGCTCTTTGTCCTGGTGACCCCGGGAGAGCAGCAGAAACAGGCGATGCTGAAG GAGATGCCCGAGCAGGACCCGCGGCGCAGGGACGAGGCGGCCAGGACCAAAGAGTTAGTGCTGGCCACTCTGCAGGAGGCAGCGGCCACGCAGGAGAACGTGGCCTGGAGGAAGAACTGGATGGTCGGCGGCGGGGGGAGGTCAGCGTGA
- the LOC113246920 gene encoding ubiquinol-cytochrome-c reductase complex assembly factor 3 isoform X1, whose amino-acid sequence MEGLRKALLVGALLGAGAGVGSALFVLVTPGEQQKQAMLKEMPEQDPRRRDEAARTKELVLATLQEAAATQENVAWRKNWMVGGGGRPGRESGPGMPRPGLPDALGAAAG is encoded by the exons ATGGAGGGCTTGCGCAAAGCGCTGCTCGTGGGTGCCCTTCTGGGCGCGGGGGCTGGCGTGGGCTCCGCGCTCTTTGTCCTGGTGACCCCGGGAGAGCAGCAGAAACAGGCGATGCTGAAG GAGATGCCCGAGCAGGACCCGCGGCGCAGGGACGAGGCGGCCAGGACCAAAGAGTTAGTGCTGGCCACTCTGCAGGAGGCAGCGGCCACGCAGGAGAACGTGGCCTGGAGGAAGAACTGGATGGTCGGCGGCGGGGGGAG GCCCGGCAGGGAGTCCGGACCCGGGATGCCGCGCCCAGGCCTCCCTGACGCCCTGGGAGCCGCTGCGGGGTGA